Genomic DNA from Candidozyma auris chromosome 1, complete sequence:
GCGCAGTCTACATATGGGTGCGTATTCCTGATTCCTCGCTACCAACTGATACATCTGAAACATCCTAGTGTCCAAGGGGACTCTCTGACTGATTCCACAATGAATGATGGCATCGAGCAGCATGATCAGCACCTGCTGCTATCTCTGCCTATACACTCGACCGGACAGcccaagaaagaaaatgtATTTGCCAAAGGGATCAGGAAGCTAGGACGAACGGCGTCTAGACTAAATTTGACCACTCAGTTCGACCAGGACCCGCTGTCGGGTTCCGTTTCGCCTCTGGTTAGGCTTGCTGACCCACAGAGTACATCTCCTGATGACGAGTTCCAGTCGATAGGGTACAATGCTGTTTCTGATGCTACAGAACCCACCCATGTCAGGTACTTGCCCAGAAAGGACTCTTTCACCGTTTCTGACCTGCCCCATAGAGCTTCACTTGGCTCTGGAGAGGTTCGGACTGAATTGAAAGCTCCTACATTACCACCATTGCAAACGATTGCCATCAATGAATGGAAAGAGGGAATGTCACCCATTCTGTCTGCTCAGAGTCCCATCACTGCCAGATCTCCAACCAGAAACCAATTCCAATTGGAAGATAAGACCATGAATGCTGGTAGTTCTATTATGAGTTCAGCTAACGATAGTTCTGCCAGCTTCGGCTCGCTTGATCCCAAGCCCAGATCGTCTAGTCTCCTTGAATCCCACATTCCACGTTCCCACAGCATAAGCGGCTCTACTACGGAGATTCCCGCAAACAGCATAATCAAACTTGGACCCCCTGCACCACTATATACCCAGCCTAAGGTGCGTTCCAAATCGAGCTCCAACTCATTGAGCTCCAAAGCCATAATATCTAATCCATTGCATTCATTTCACGTCGTCACGTCCAACATCAATCAGATGCCTGAGCCTGCTGTGGTTGAgcatctttttcaaaagctaCTCTCCATCAGAGTGTTTCCGGAGGATTCCTTCAAAACAACTTCTCTCAAGCGCAAATGGGAGCTCCTTTTGAGTGAGGGCGAGACCAACGCCGCCTTTGATCTACCTCAATTAATCGAAGAAGCCGCAGTATCCGTTGAAACTGCGGACACGAAACCAATCACACAATTCAAGTCTAATCAATCGAGCAGGAACAGCTCAACCTCCTACCAGAAAGAACGTCAATCCGACTCATCTAATCGATCCTCACATCACTCAAACACATCGCCAATGTTGATGGCTTCTAATGCAAAAAAAGGTTCCCCCATATGGTTTATTCGTCAAATCTTGCATGACGCTCTCCCTGTTAAGGATATTAAGAAATTggaaaaaaagctcatcagcCTAAACAAGTGGGTTAAAGAGTTTCGAGAGCTTCAAGGTGAGTCTGCATTGTCTAATCTTCTCAAACGGCTCAATCAAAAAAGTATCAAGTCCAATaatgaatttgaaaaagagaagttgataTGCAAGTGTCTCAAAGCCCTTTTGGCCACCGATCCGTCAGTTGAAGAGGGGTCTAAAATCAAACTTCCACTCAACTTGATTATCCAAGAGCATCTTCAGGCTATCAAGAGCCTTCCATTCTCTTTGCTCTCTCCCAGTATCGAGACAAGAACTTTGGCAACCGAATTGCTTATTTATTTAACACATTTTGGGCAATTTAACTTCTTTCCTCACCTCTTGGACGAGTTTAGGAAACTCCAAGACAAGTATTTGATGTTTGTTCGATTTCAGCCCTGGATGAATGCTTTGGAAACTACACTTGATCAGCATTTTCAAACCGCCAAACAGCATCGTTCAGAGCACGAGGAACTCTTCAAGGAGTACCTTCTAGTCACTATaatcttcatcaatcaactccttgaaTGCTGTGAGAAAACGCGAGACAGAGTCATTCTAAGAAAAGAGCTTTCTGACAGCAGGTTTGATGAGATTCTCGGCAAAATTAAAAATATCAGCGATGACAAGCTAGCAAGACATATTGCCCACTTTAATCGACTAGCTGAGGGTGACTATTCGGAGTTTTTGATGGAAAAACTGTTCAGATTAGAGTCAGAGGAAGACAGTGAATCTTTTGGGTCACATTTCAGCGATCTTCCTGTCAAAGGTTATGCCCCCCTTGATACAGACTTCGAAGCTGGTAATGAAAATGTACACATGAGTAGTCTTTTGGATAAGGTGAGGTTGATAAAGAAATCCAAAACAGCTCCTGAATCGAAAAGGTCCcttgctcttctcaatACCATAGCAGATCACTTGGTGGATGACAGTTTTGGAGTAGCTAGATCCGATACTGGTCTCAATGTTACTTTAGAAAAACTCATTGATCGTTTGGAGACAGATGATACCGCTCGTCGTGCTGTGATGGAAGTGGAagctttgaaaaagcaaatcatagagatgaaggagaataAAGTTCCCACTCATCACTTCGAAATGAAGGATGACAATGGCCGCATCAAGTTGTTAGAGAGTGAGATTCAAAAACTGGAGGATACAGTTGCAACCCAAAGAAAGCTGATCAGCTTGTTGCTGAACACTATTAAGCGGCTTGAGACAGAAATTCAGCGCTTGAAGAAATCCAATGATTTAGGAAAGGGACATTTTTCTCGATCAGCGTTGTCTTCAGCGACTTCTGCATCCGATTCGACAACACAAGgcgaagaagcagagagaAAGGGAGTTGTGCTTGGCGAGCTTGAATACAAATTGGCGAGACAGAAGTCAAGGAGTGGACTCAAGAAATCCAAGGTTACCAATAATCTCTGGTCGCATCTAGGAGAGCAGAAGGGAACAGACGATTTGAATCTAAATCAATCTCTCTCGGGCGCTACAGTTGATTCCATCGACAGAGCAACATCTCTACCCAAAGAGTTTCCAAACCTTAAAAAACTCTGTGATTCAACCGGAAGTGATGAGATGAAGGCCGATACTAAACTTCCTCCCCCTCCGCCACCTCCTGCCCCTCCCCTGCTCCCATCTTTCCTCCAAGCTGCTGTCGCTTCAAATGGCACACCCTCAGTGCCATCTCCGATACTggctcctccacctccGCCTCCACCCCCGCCGTTACCACCAATGCTAGCGGATCAGAAAAACTCTCTccctcctccacctcctccattGCCATCCTTCATGGCTGATTCTGGCGATGCAACTAATTCAGGGCCTCCCCCGCCACCGCCATTACCAGGTTTCATGTCTGCGAGTGATAAAGAATCTAGTGTCCCTCCACCTCCGTGTCCTTCTGGGCTGTTCTCTCCTGCTATGACTGAtgatcatcatcaaaaccaTGGTCAAAGCGAAGCTGGTGATGAAGCTGcatcaaggagaaaacTGGCAGTGAAGCTTAAGACGGTTCACGTTCACAACGTTCATGACACAAACTCTACAGTGTGGgctgacatcaagaagttcgaCATTCAAGAGGTTTTGGAGACTCAAGATGCTTACAGTGAAGTTCAGACGCATTTCAAAGTGAGGGaattgccaaagaagaaggcccTAGATGTGAATgctgcaaagaagagagtgaAGGTCCAAACTCTCATTCCAAGAGATATCGCACACCAATTTGGCATTTACTTGCACATGTACAATAATTTGACGGCTGAAGACTTGATACTCAAGATTTTACACTGCGATAAGGATATCATGGATAATATAAGTGTGCTTgagttcttcaacttggacttgttcAACGATTTCTCGGAGTCTAAATTTAGGAACTTTGCTCCGTATGCTAAAGATCTCGCTGACCCAAACTCAACGCCAGCCAAACCTCCGGATGAACTCGAACGGGCCGATAAAGTCTTTCTAGAGATTTATAACATGAGACAATACTGGAAGTCTCGCTCAAGGGCGGTTCTTGTGACTCAGACTCACAAAAAAGAGTTCGAGGATCTTAATGCCAAGCTCATAATGATAGAAAGAACAGTGTACGCTATCAGAGAAAGCGACAATTTGAAGCACGTCTTGGGATTGATATTGGAAGTTGTGAACTACATGAACGACGAAGCAAAACAGGCCCTGGGCTTCAAGCTAGATACCTTGCAGAGattgaaatttttgaaggataACTCTAACACGATGACCTTCCTTCATTATGTTGAGCGAATCGTTAGGAACAAATTTCCAGATTGGGGATCCTTTGTTGACGAACTCAACATCTTAAATCAAATCCATAATATCAATGTCGAGCAAATCGAAAAAGATTGTGAAGAATACGAGAGAAACATTCGCAATGTTCTTGACTCGTTGGAAAGGGGTAATTTGAGCGACTCAACAATGTTTCATCCTGAGGATAGAGTTCTCCAATTTATCAGACGTCCACTCATTGTGGCAAAGGAAAATGCTATTCAAGTCTCTGAGAAACTCCGGAAAACCATGGAGCATCATACTCAATTGATGAATTACTTCGACGAGAATCCTGACGATAGCAACAGCAGGaactctttctttctgaaatTTGCGGCTTTTGTTACCCAATTCAAGCAAGTGCATGCCGAAAATGtccaaagagaagaggaggagagaGCGTACGAATTAAAAAAACAGGCCATTCAACGAAAAGAACACATGAAAAAATCTTCTGGGAAGAATAGAACTGAGCCATCTAAAGAGCAACTTAGCGAGGCTCTTGGCAAGTCTTCCGCAAAAGATAATGTCGTGGTTAATCatgaggaagatgatgaggatgacgCAGATGATAACGATAAACCTGGGAACCGCGCTGCCGTTGACGAATTATTGCGTCAACTAAAATCGGGGCCCATGAGAGACAAGAGCAAAGCGAGAGAACGCAAAACGAAGGCCCTCAATCAGGCTCgcaatcaagaagttgctgaCAAGAATATAGAGCCACTTTCAGATCAAGTCTATGACAGCGTGAACTATTTGAAGCGCCGCATGACGGATCGAAGGAAGTCCAGTGACAAGGCATCCGAGCCAGAAGAGGTGGATTATGTCATGTTGAGAGCTAGGAGTATGCTACACCGCTTGAGAAGTACACCTGACGTCTTGGAGGCTACAGGGGACTTAAGCTCCCAGCCTGGTGAGAGGGTGGATCTCGCATCTGATTCAACTGAAGAGGTGGCAcaagatgaaattgaaaacgTCAGTGATGAGGCTGCAAAGGAGATCATTGTAATCAGTTCCTCCGAGGGTAGGCCAGAAAGTGAGTCTGACGCGCAGAAGCCAGTATTGAGCGCTTCAAAACCGGATCAGATTGTAGTAAGCTCGAAACTCGAAGCTGTAAAGGAAGAGTCTTAGCCCTAAAACTGTTCACTCTGACAATGTCAACGCAACGAGCCATTGAATGTTTGGAGTATCGATTCAAGGTATAACATGCATTTAAGATACGACTCTGTGCATGTGGTGGGTCCGAGTCAGAAAACGAGTCACATAACGGTCGTTCTCTGCAGCACTGAAGGGGTGCTTCGACAACGTCTAGATGTACATGTAAGATAGCATGTCATGTTGCTGATATGCTTTTAGGAGGTATCAGTGTGATTAAAAAGTGATATTGGGCTAGGATTTGCCCAATGATGGCTTCGTTGTGTGCCTAGGGCATGTGCCCCGCGGACTAGCTAGCTCCGATGCCTGGAATGACTCACGAGAAAATTTTCCGGCTACCATATTTCGATGTTTACTGCACACAAGGCGAGAAGCGAGATGCCTGGATCTTAATTTTCCACCATGAAGTATTTCAGCCGCTGATTTGTCTCATAGAACCAATTCCCCCGATTTAGTGAGGCTGCTTGACTTATAGACTCAGCCATTTGCTCAAGCTTACGCTGCGAGcccttgatttttctttctttttttttgaaaatcacCAAATCGTTGCATCTACTCTAGACCACTACTTGCTATCGCACAGTGCGTAATCATGTTGACTAGGTTCTCCAGAACGTGGCAGTTGACTGCCCGCAAACAGCTACATTCGACTCCAAGATATCTTGATGCCGTTGTCGTTTCCGGTACCAAGCTCGCCAAGTCCATAAAGCATcaagttgctcaaaaagTTATTGAGTACAACCGTGAGCAGTTTCCCACTCTTGAGTTACCCTTAACTAATGAGGACATCTCTTTTGAGCAACTCTCGTTTACACCTCAATTAACCATCATCCAAGTCGGTCTGAGACCTGATTCTACTGCTTACGTGCGGTCGAAGCTCAAAGCTGCTCGCTCCTCCAATATCCAGCTGAAACTCTTGCactttgatgaaaatttCACTGAGGAAGAATTGCTTGAGGAAGTTGACCGCTTAAACAAGGACCCCAAGGTGAATGGAATTTTAATTCAGCTTCCCTTGCCAAAGCACATCAACGAAACTTTGGTTACAAATGCTGTTGCGACTGAAAAAGACGTGGATGGCTTCGACAGATTCAACGTGGGTGAGCTTTCGAAGCGTGGTGGTCAGCCAAAATTCAAACCATGCACACCTAACGGTATCATGGAGTTGATTAAGACCACTGGTATTCAGTTGCGTGGTAAGTCAGCAGTTGTAATTGGTCGTTCGGACATTGTGGGTACTCCTGTTGCTGCCATGTTGAGAAACGAAGACTGTACTGTAACTGTTTGTCATCGTTACACATACGACTTGCCCTCTGTTGTTCGCGGTGCTGACATCGTCGTGGCTGCTGTGGGTATTCCCGAGTACGTCAAGGCAGATTGGATTAAGGAGGGTGCTATCGTCATCGATGTGGGTATCAACTACAAGGACGACTCTTCTGCCAAGAATGGTAAGAagcttgttggtgatgttgacTATGCCGAGGTCGCCAAGAAGGCCTCGTACATCACGCCAGTTCCTGGTGGAGTTGGCCCAATGACTGTTGCTATGTTGTGCTCTAACGTTTACGATGCTGCCATCGCCCAAGCAAAGCGTGCCCATGACCACAAGTTCAAacctctccttcttgaagtcaagcGTCCTGTTCCTCTGGACATTGCCATTTCTCGTGCCcagaagccaaagaagataaCCAAGGTCGCTCAGGAGTTGGGAATTTTAGAAGCTGAACTCGAACAGTATGGTCACTACAAGGCCAAGGTCGATCCTAAGAAGGTTTCTGATCGCTTGGATGAGCAGCTCGAAGGTGACTCCACCTCTCGTGGTCattttgttcttgttgctggtATCACCCCTACTCCTTTGGGGGAAGGTAAGTCCACCACTACTATTGGATTGACTCAGGCTCTTGGCGCCCACTTGGGCTATAACTCTATTGCCAACGTTCGTCAGCCTTCCATGGGTCCAACATTTGGTGTCAAGggtggtgctgctggtggtggttACGCTCAGGTCATCCCCATGGATGAATTCAATATGCACTTGACTGGTGATATCCACGCCATCTCCGCTGCCCAGAACTTGTTGTGCGCTGCTGTGGATACCCGTATGTTTCATGAGGCCACTTCAAAGACTACCAAGGGCTTTTACAAGCGTTTGGTGCCAGCCAAGAAAGGAAAGCGTCTGTTCACCAAGCAGATGTTGGCCCGCTTGGAAAAGTTGGGCATCCAGAAGACCAACCCAGATGACTTGACGGATGAAGAGATCGAAAAATTTGCCAAACTCAACATTGAACCCGAATCTATCACAATTAAGCGTGTTGTCGACTGTAACGACAGATTTGTGCGTGAAATCACCCTTGGTCAAGGTAAGAACGAAGCGTCAAAATACCCACCTCGTGTGTCTGGCTTTGACATCACCGTTGCCTCTGAAATCATGGCCATTTTGGCCTTATCCACCTCTCTTAAGGACTTAAGAGAACGTGTTGGTAAGATTGTCGTTGGTACTCAGAAAGATACTGGAGTTGCCATCACTGCCGAAGACATTGGATGCGCTGGTGCCATCACtgctcttttgaaggatgcCATCAAGCCGAACTTGATGCAGACCCTCGAGGGTACTCCGGTGTTTGTCCATGCTGGTCCATTTGCTAACATCTCCATTGGTGCCTCTTCTGTCATTGCTGACAGATTGGCATTAAAATTGACCTCTCCTGCCAACCCAATTAACAATGGCAAGAAGGGTTTTGTGATCACTGAAGCCGGGTTTGACTTCACCATGGGTGGTGAACGTTTCTTCAATATCAAGTGTCGTGCTGCTGGTGTATCACCTGACACCGTTGTTCTCGTTGCCACTTCAAGAGCATTGAAGTTGCATGGTGGCGCCTCTGACGTTAAGCCTGGCCAGGAGTTGCCTCAGGAGTACACCACTGAAAACTTGGAGTATTTGAGGAAGGGTTGCGCCAACTTGGCTAAGCAAATTGCCAATATCAAGCAATACAACGTTCCGGTGGTTGTTGCCATCAACGAGTTCGAGACTGACAGCAAGAATGAACTTCGTCTTATTCAAGAAGAGGCATTGGCCGCTGGTGCCGACTACGCTGTTGCATCTTCTCACTGGGCTGAGGGTGGTTCCGGTGCCCTCAAGTTGGCTGAAGCAGTCGCCAATGCAGCTGCTAAGCACGAGACCACTGAGCAAACTTTCTTGTATGATGTGAACTCGTCTGTCGAGGACAAGTTGTTGCAAATTGCATCGAAGATGTACGGCGCCAAGGCTATTGAATTGTCTCCATTGGCCAAAAAGCAGATTGAGACTTACACCAAGCAGGGATTTGACAAGTTACCCATTTGCATTGCAAAGACCCAATACTCCCTTTCGCATGACCCAAGCTTGAAGGGTGTGCCAACGGGCTTCACCGTGCCAATCAGAGAGGTAAGATGTAGTGCCGGTGCCGGATACTTGTACGCCTTGGCCGCCGAGAT
This window encodes:
- the MIS12 gene encoding Mis12p, with the translated sequence MLTRFSRTWQLTARKQLHSTPRYLDAVVVSGTKLAKSIKHQVAQKVIEYNREQFPTLELPLTNEDISFEQLSFTPQLTIIQVGSRPDSTAYVRSKLKAARSSNIQSKLLHFDENFTEEELLEEVDRLNKDPKVNGILIQLPLPKHINETLVTNAVATEKDVDGFDRFNVGELSKRGGQPKFKPCTPNGIMELIKTTGIQLRGKSAVVIGRSDIVGTPVAAMLRNEDCTVTVCHRYTYDLPSVVRGADIVVAAVGIPEYVKADWIKEGAIVIDVGINYKDDSSAKNGKKLVGDVDYAEVAKKASYITPVPGGVGPMTVAMLCSNVYDAAIAQAKRAHDHKFKPLLLEVKRPVPSDIAISRAQKPKKITKVAQELGILEAELEQYGHYKAKVDPKKVSDRLDEQLEGDSTSRGHFVLVAGITPTPLGEGKSTTTIGLTQALGAHLGYNSIANVRQPSMGPTFGVKGGAAGGGYAQVIPMDEFNMHLTGDIHAISAAQNLLCAAVDTRMFHEATSKTTKGFYKRLVPAKKGKRSFTKQMLARLEKLGIQKTNPDDLTDEEIEKFAKLNIEPESITIKRVVDCNDRFVREITLGQGKNEASKYPPRVSGFDITVASEIMAILALSTSLKDLRERVGKIVVGTQKDTGVAITAEDIGCAGAITALLKDAIKPNLMQTLEGTPVFVHAGPFANISIGASSVIADRLALKLTSPANPINNGKKGFVITEAGFDFTMGGERFFNIKCRAAGVSPDTVVLVATSRALKLHGGASDVKPGQELPQEYTTENLEYLRKGCANLAKQIANIKQYNVPVVVAINEFETDSKNELRLIQEEALAAGADYAVASSHWAEGGSGALKLAEAVANAAAKHETTEQTFLYDVNSSVEDKLLQIASKMYGAKAIELSPLAKKQIETYTKQGFDKLPICIAKTQYSLSHDPSLKGVPTGFTVPIREVRCSAGAGYLYALAAEIMTIPGLPTHAGFMNVEVNDEGEIEGLF
- the BNR1 gene encoding Bnr1p, which translates into the protein MNDGIEQHDQHSSLSSPIHSTGQPKKENVFAKGIRKLGRTASRLNLTTQFDQDPSSGSVSPSVRLADPQSTSPDDEFQSIGYNAVSDATEPTHVRYLPRKDSFTVSDSPHRASLGSGEVRTELKAPTLPPLQTIAINEWKEGMSPISSAQSPITARSPTRNQFQLEDKTMNAGSSIMSSANDSSASFGSLDPKPRSSSLLESHIPRSHSISGSTTEIPANSIIKLGPPAPLYTQPKVRSKSSSNSLSSKAIISNPLHSFHVVTSNINQMPEPAVVEHLFQKLLSIRVFPEDSFKTTSLKRKWELLLSEGETNAAFDLPQLIEEAAVSVETADTKPITQFKSNQSSRNSSTSYQKERQSDSSNRSSHHSNTSPMLMASNAKKGSPIWFIRQILHDALPVKDIKKLEKKLISLNKWVKEFRELQGESALSNLLKRLNQKSIKSNNEFEKEKLICKCLKALLATDPSVEEGSKIKLPLNLIIQEHLQAIKSLPFSLLSPSIETRTLATELLIYLTHFGQFNFFPHLLDEFRKLQDKYLMFVRFQPWMNALETTLDQHFQTAKQHRSEHEELFKEYLLVTIIFINQLLECCEKTRDRVILRKELSDSRFDEILGKIKNISDDKLARHIAHFNRLAEGDYSEFLMEKSFRLESEEDSESFGSHFSDLPVKGYAPLDTDFEAGNENVHMSSLLDKVRLIKKSKTAPESKRSLALLNTIADHLVDDSFGVARSDTGLNVTLEKLIDRLETDDTARRAVMEVEALKKQIIEMKENKVPTHHFEMKDDNGRIKLLESEIQKSEDTVATQRKSISLLSNTIKRLETEIQRLKKSNDLGKGHFSRSALSSATSASDSTTQGEEAERKGVVLGELEYKLARQKSRSGLKKSKVTNNLWSHLGEQKGTDDLNLNQSLSGATVDSIDRATSLPKEFPNLKKLCDSTGSDEMKADTKLPPPPPPPAPPSLPSFLQAAVASNGTPSVPSPISAPPPPPPPPPLPPMLADQKNSLPPPPPPLPSFMADSGDATNSGPPPPPPLPGFMSASDKESSVPPPPCPSGSFSPAMTDDHHQNHGQSEAGDEAASRRKSAVKLKTVHVHNVHDTNSTVWADIKKFDIQEVLETQDAYSEVQTHFKVRELPKKKALDVNAAKKRVKVQTLIPRDIAHQFGIYLHMYNNLTAEDLILKILHCDKDIMDNISVLEFFNLDLFNDFSESKFRNFAPYAKDLADPNSTPAKPPDELERADKVFLEIYNMRQYWKSRSRAVLVTQTHKKEFEDLNAKLIMIERTVYAIRESDNLKHVLGLILEVVNYMNDEAKQASGFKLDTLQRLKFLKDNSNTMTFLHYVERIVRNKFPDWGSFVDELNILNQIHNINVEQIEKDCEEYERNIRNVLDSLERGNLSDSTMFHPEDRVLQFIRRPLIVAKENAIQVSEKLRKTMEHHTQLMNYFDENPDDSNSRNSFFSKFAAFVTQFKQVHAENVQREEEERAYELKKQAIQRKEHMKKSSGKNRTEPSKEQLSEALGKSSAKDNVVVNHEEDDEDDADDNDKPGNRAAVDELLRQLKSGPMRDKSKARERKTKALNQARNQEVADKNIEPLSDQVYDSVNYLKRRMTDRRKSSDKASEPEEVDYVMLRARSMLHRLRSTPDVLEATGDLSSQPGERVDLASDSTEEVAQDEIENVSDEAAKEIIVISSSEGRPESESDAQKPVLSASKPDQIVVSSKLEAVKEES